The DNA region ACCGGCGCCTTCTCCAGTGTGATCAAACCGATCGATCCATCCTCTAAAGCTTGTGGTTTTGCCTATACGGTACAGGGAAAACCCGCGGATAATCTCGCCTTGCATCATGCCATCTACCGAGCACAGAGCTGCGAAGTGATTGTTGCATCGGTGCGCGGCTATACAGAATCCGGTTACTGGGGGGATGTGATGACCTGTGCCGCGCGCTGCCGCGGCCTACGCGGCCTGATTTTTGATGGAGCGGTTCGTGACACCGCTGAAATCATTTCGTCAGGCTTCCCGGTTTTTTGTCAAGGCACCTGTATCAAATGTACCGAAAAGTCCTATCCCGGGGCTTACGGTGTTCCTATCGTCGTCGGCGGTGTCCGGGTTGAACCGGGCGATCTTATCTTTGGCGACCGGGATGGTGTGGTTGTGGTTCCGCGCGCCCGCTTGGAAGAAATCGTGCCGCTTGTCACCGCCCGTATAGAAAAGGAGGCCGTCATTGAAGAACGGCTGAAAAAGGGCGAAAGCACAATTGACATTTATCATCTGATGAAAACAGATTCCTAACAACAATTATTTTATGGAAAGGAGCGGATGCCCAGGGGCCCCCCACCCTGCGTGGATTTCCGCCGCCGCTCCCTGCGGCGGGACACTGTGAAAGCCTTCCAACAACGCAAAAGACAAATCGCTTTCGGATAGTGAAAGGAGCTTTTTATGAAGAATTTTACTCAGATGTCCTGCGCGGTTCTTTTGATCGCGATTCTTGTTTTGACCGGCTGCTCCGGTGGCAACGCTTCCTCCAGTACGCTTCCAGCTTCCCCAGCCCCGTCTTCTAGCGCTTCGGAGTCTGTGTCCGACGCGCCGAAAGGCGCGGAATTCAACCTGCGTATCGGCCTCAACGGTTCTGAGGAGCATGTATTTGTGCAGGGTGTGCGCATGATTGAGAAAAAAATTGAAGAAAAAAGCAATGGTCGGATCCAAGTGGAGGTTTTTCCCAATAGCGTACTCGGCGCGGAGCGGGAAATGATCGAACAAACCATCATGGGCAGCATTGAGATGGCGGTTGTCGCAGCAGACGGCGCGACTCCGGCATGGGTGCCGGACACCCAGATATTTACGGTGCCCTACCTGTTTACATCGATCGAAGAGGCGCGTAATGCCGCCGATAACTTCCTGCTTGATTACCTTGAGCCTGGCTTTGAATCGGAAGGGCTACGCAATTTCGGCTTTTTTGAACTGGGATTCCGGCATTTCACCAACAACAAGCGTGCCATCTCCAAAGCGGAGGATATGAAGGGCCTTGTTATCCGTGTGCAGGAGTCCCCCGCTTGGCAGACGCTGATGGAACGGCTTGGCTCCACCCCGACCCCGCTGGCAGTCAATGAGCTGTATGGTGCTTTGCAGCAAGGCGTTGTGGACGGACAGGAAAATCCCCTGAGCACGATCGTCGCACAGAAATTCTATGAGGTTCAGAAGCACCTCGTTCTTGACGGCCATACCTACTGCGCCGGTGCGATTCTGATGAATCTCAATTTCTATAATGGGCTTTCAGATGCTGATAAAGAGCTGATTACAAGCTGTATTGATGAAGCAATCGCCGAGCAGCGCGGCCTCGTTGAGCAGAAGGACGCGGAATATTTGCAGATTTGTAAGGACAACGGTATGGAGATTGTCGAAAATCCGGATCTCGACAGCTTCAAGGCTGCGACGGCGAACTTCGGCGAAACCGAAGCGGTCAAGGCGCTTTTTGACACCTCGCTGATCGGGAAAGTCCAGGAATTCCTTGCGGCAAATTCATAAATTACAGGAGCGTTTCGTCCTTCCACTCTTCCAAGGCTGGAAGGACGTTCTGTTTCCCGGCTGTTTTTAGGAGCGTAAGAATATGAAATATCTGAATTTCGCATTGGATATCCTTTTGAAAGCGGTTATGGCAGCCAGCACCGCCAGTGTCCTGATCGTTTCGTTTATACAGATTATTTCGCGCTTTGTTGCGCAGATGTCGATTGGCTGGAGCGCAGATGTTTTGCGCTTGTCCTTTATCTATGCAGTTTTCAGCGGCGCAGCATACTGCGCGAAAAAGAACGAACACATCAATCTGGATATTCTCCTTTCGCTACTGCCTGTACGCAAACGCATGATCTGTGAAACAGTGATCCTATCGGTCGTCACGGTTTTCTGCGCTGTCCTTACCAAATTTGGCTACGTCTATACTCTATCGGGGCTTCGGCAGTCCGCGCCTTTTCTGCCAATTTCAATGGCAGTCTATTATGCGGCGCTTCCGCTTTGTACCGGTATTATGACCTTTTACTATCTGCAATTGATCATCAAAAACTTCTGCTACCTTTGTAAAAAGCAAGGAGGAGAAAGCGCATGTTTATGATCCTCATTCTGTTTATTGTCTTTTTCCTCGGACTGCCAATCGGCTTTGCGCTCGGAATTGTATCCACCGTGCAGATCGTTCAGATGGGCGTATCGATGAACATGGTCACCCAGCGGCTTTTTTCCGGGATCGATAGCACCACATTGACTGCAGTTCTGCTCTTTACGCTGGCAGGGTCTCTGATGATGAAGGGCGGTATGTCCGACCGACTGATCAGCTTTGCTGACGCACTTGTGGGGCATTTGCCGAGCGGTATGGCAATGGTGAGCGTGCTGGCCTGTATGTTTTTCGCGGCGCTGACCGGCGCTGCGGTGGCTGCTGCCGCAGCAATCGGCGGAATCATGATTCCGGTCATGTTAGAAAAAGGCTATGATAAGGGATTTACCTCCTCGCTTCTGGCAACGGCCAGTTCGATTGGTCCGATTATTCCGCCGAGCATTCCCCTACTGATCTACGGAGTGATCGCAAGCTGTTCGGTGGCAAAGCTTTTCATTGGAGGGATCATCCCCGGTATCCTGATGGGGGTTTCCTTGATGGCTGTTAGCTACTTTGTCGGAAAAAAAAGAGGTTATATCGGACGACCGAAGCGTGCGACGGCAAAAGAGATTTTCACAGCAGCTAAAAGTGCTGTTTTTGCGCTGCTCATTCCGGTAATTATTCTGGGCGGAATTATGTCCGGTATTTTTACTGCTACCGAATCCGCTTCTATTGCAGTGGTTTATGCTCTGCTCATCGGCATCTTTATCTACAAGACCCTGCCTTTACGTGAGATTCTCGCGTCGCTGATAGATGCCTCGAAAACCACCGGAATGGTGCTGCTGGTCGTCGGCTTTGCCTCTCTCTTCACTTGGGTGATCAGCATGCAGATGCTTCCCGCCCGGCTCACCGAACTTATGAGTTCAGTCATCCATTCAAAATATCTGTTCCTTCTGGTGGTCAATGTGATCTTGCTGATTGCAGGCACTTTCATCGATACGACCAGTGCAGTGCTGATCTTCTCGCCGCTCTTTTTGCCGATGGCGCAGAGTTTCGGGATTGATCCAATCCATCTTGGTGTTGTAATTGCAGTAAATCTAAGTATCGGTATGTGCACCCCCCCACTCGGGGTCTGTCTGTTCGTCACCAGCGGAATCACACAGCTCCCGCTCAAAGGGATGTTCCGGGATCTTATCCCACAGCTGGCCGCATTGGTGATCGTGCTGCTGATTATCACTTATTTCCCATGGACGGTTACAGCGTTGCCGGCACTGGTTGCCTGATCTTCCACATCCGAAACGAAATCATGAAAAAGGAGCTCCAAACATGTCAATCCTCTTGAAAAATGCCAATCTTGTGGATGTCTGCAACAAGCAGACACTCCTGGGTTTCGACCTGTTCATCGATAAGAACAGGATTTGTAAAATTGGCCGTGAACTTCGCTGCGAAGCGGAGGAAACCTATGATCTGGACGGCAGATGGGTGATGCCGGGGCTAATCAATATGCACGAGCATCAGTCCTATAAACGGCTGATCGGCCCGCTTTACGGCCCGAGCGGCGCCTGCACCAATCTGAAGGGCACCGATCTTGGAATTCGCGGTGTGCGTACCGCACTTTTCTCGCTCAAATGTGGGATTACAACCATCTGTGAGATGGGCTCCCTTTGCGGACTGAGCTATTCGATGCGCAGTGCGATTGAAAACGGGGTGATCCCTGGCCCCAGAATGTTTATTTCAGGACAGCACTTTACCACGACTGGCGGACATGCCTATGAGCTGGCCGCAGAGGTGGATACTCCGGAAGAGATGGTAAAGGCGGTACGCGGAACGATTAAACAGGGCGTCGACTGGATCAAGCTGCTCTGTTCCCATGAACCGGTTGTCGACGGCAATGATGGTCCCATCTGCGCGGAAATGAGCGAGGAACTGATTTCTGTAGCAGTTACCGAGGCACACGCGCGGCAGAAAAAAGTTGCCGTTCATGTGATGGGTGAGCTCGAACTCCAACGGGTGATCAATGCCGGCGTGGATGCCGTCCACCATGGGGCCTTTCTGACACTTAAACAGGCTCGCCAGATGAAAGAAAAAGGCATAGCGTTCGTATCTACCATCAGCGCCTACCGAAACACATCGAGCCCCGCTTTTGAACGAGGGGAACAGTGGGCAAGGGAAAATCTCATTTTACGCCCAGGCTTTGAATCGGCATTGAAAAATGCGATGCAGGCGGATGTGCTGATTGCCCCAGGCACCGATTCTCTTGGGGATTTGGTGGACGAACTGATTTTTATGCACCGTTTTGGCATGGGCCGAATGGAATGCCTGCGGTCGGCAACCCTGAATGGCGCACAAATTCTCGGGCAGGAGCAGTATCTTGGCAGTCTCACCGAAGGAAAGCTTGCCGATCTGGTCGTATTGGAGGCCGACCCCAGCGAGAATCTCGAAAACCTGCGCAGGGTTATGTGGGTGATGAAAGATGGATTAATTTATCATTTGCCGAATCTCTCACTGGAACATATGAATCCTCGTTGGTTGCTTGAATCTGCGCCAATGGTATGATATACAGTTTATTGGACCCCGGCGCGGGGGTGGGATGACTTTTAGAGAAATCAGATAAAGGACCGGTCAGGGAACGATCCCTGACCGGTCCTTTGTAGCTTCTAAAATTTTATGAATAAACACGACCATCCGCATCTCACTGAACAGATTTCGGGTGGATGCTTGCCCTGAAACCGATTTTTCAACCCACGGACTGCGCAGCGGCTCAGCACATGCTGAGTTTAACATTTTTACCCATATGGAGCAGACACTCCTGAATCTGTTTGATGATCCCCATTTTCGCGGGGAAACCGATTTCTGCATCCAACCGCTCGTGGGCCTTGTTTTCCGCGCGCCCCACAAAAAGATTGATGTCGGTGGCCTCCTCGAAGAGCATCCGCGCGAGAAGCGACGCGCCGTCGGTCCGGTTCTTGATTTCAAAGGCCACCCGGGTTCCGGCGGTGTATTCCTGTGCGATTTCGAGCACTTTGCCAAGGGTGATGACCCCTTCGGTCACAAGGTCGATGCCTTTGATCGAAGCGGCCGCGGGGATCTCCTCGGTGCCGGTATCCGGCAGCGGAACAACCGGCGCGCGCAGATACCGGCTGGCCGCCTGTGCGGTGGTGCCGCCGCAGACAATATGCCGTCCCTCCTTTGAAAAGAACATGCGCATCACGCTTTCGTCATCCTCTCTATGCGCGGGCGGGCCGATGAGGACGTTGACCGCCTGCCGTTTCCGCAGCTTGTAGACGATGATGGTGATGTCGTCGTCCGGCGAGCCAAGATCGAGATCCATGCAGGCTTCGGCCAATGTGGCGGCCATCCGCTGTGGAGAGAGGTCCGGCGCGTAGCAGTCCTCCAGATGTTTGATAATATCTTCGCGCGGCCAGCCGTCGAGCATCGTTTTTCCGAGCCCCGCGTTGGTTACCCCATCCGAAAAAAGGATAAGAAAGTCTCCGGCTGCCAGCCGCAGGACGCTTTCGGAAATCTCCTTGCCGCCGATAATCCGGCGGCTGCGCTCGTAATCGAAGTTTTTCCCCGCGCGCAGCAGGATTGCGGGCGGGTTGTCAAACTGCGCGAGATAGGCTTCGGTACGGTTGTCATCCAGCTGCAGGATGGTAAAGGTCGAATAAGCCATTTTACGCACCTTGCAAACCGGGAGGGTGTCGGCCATGGTGCGGATACACTGGGAGATTGGCAGCTTGCGCGCCATCATCGTACTGAGGATTTTCGCGGTCAGCGTTGCGAGAATATTGGCTTTGACTCCGCTGCCAAGCCCATCCGAAAGTACGATGGTCGTACCGTTTTCTGTTTTGACAGTGGTATAAAAATCGCCACAGACCGGCTGGTCGTGTTTATTGATGCTGACATAGCCGCCCTCCATGAAGAGATCCTTCATTTTCTGTGCCCCTCCAGCAGAATTGCCTCCTTGAGGTCGGTCAGCGCCACTTGGGTCTCGGCGGCCGTTTCACCCAGCAGGGAAGCAATTTCATGAACGGTGCGCAGCTGCTTTTCAATGATCTCATCAGTAATGCGCGCGGCGCTCAGCTTGACGTCCATGATTTTTTCGTTTTCCAGTTCGGCTTCGGTGACATCCTTCATGATACAGATGCAGATTCCGATGCCCTTATCGTACAGGAACTCCTGCTCCAGATATTTTTGATATTCGGGCAGGAAGACTTTCTGGGAAAAGCGCCCGCTTTCCGAAGTGATCGCCTTGACAAAGTCGAACTCGTTGAGAATGCGGGAAACCGGCGCGCCGATCAGCTCCTGTGGACGAAGCAGGCCGAAAACCGCTCCGGCCGCACGGTTGAGCTCCTGTATGGTGAGATCGGTATTGACCGTGACAATTGCGCTTGGAACCGCGTCAATCACCTGGAGGGAGACCGACTCCGCGCGTTCCTTCATATAGGGCAGGCACATGCTGATCTCTGCCCGGCCAAAATGAACCGCGGCCGCCTTTTCCCGGCAGGTAGCATATCCGCAGGTGCCGCAGTTGAGTTCGTCCTCCGGACGGTGCTTGCCCATCTTCTGGAGGATCGCGGTGATCTCCTGCTCGCTCGGCGGGATACAGATCACCTCCAGATCGGGGATGCTCTTTTCAAGCGCCGGGGAATCAGGCAGGTCGAAATCATCTGTCCGTCCGCCGCCGGCAAACGCCTCCACCCGGATACGCGAGGCGAGCGCCTCCTTTTTCCCGCCCGCGCAGGGCCCTCCGATACAGCTGCCGCTGCAGGCGCTCATCTCGACAAAACAATCGGAAAGACGGCCCTTTCCGATCTCTTCGAGCACCTCCATGCAGTTTTGCAGGCCGTCCACCGCAAGATAGTGGCAGCCGTTTTCCTGTTCCATGCTCTTCAGAATGCCGCCGCTTTCCGGGAAGAAACGGGAACGGCGCGGGGCGCTTTCTGCGGAAAGGGATGGAAAGGAGATCCCGCGCGCCTGCATCCAGTCGTTCAGCTCATCAAAAGTGAGCGCGTAATCCGCTCCGTCCGGGAATTGCTCGCATTCGTCCTTCTTGGAGATGCAGGGCCCGATGAATACGACCACCGCATCCGGGTCCTGCGTTTTCAGGAGTTTGGCGTGCGCCTGCATCGGAGAGAGAACCGGCGCGAGATGCCGCAAAGCCTTGGGAAAACGCGTTTGGATGAGCTTTACAACCGTCGGGCAGCAGGAAGAAATGAGCAGCTGACCGCGGCGTTCGCGCACAAGCTGTTCATAGCGGGACTTCACCAGATATGCCCCTTCGGCTGTCTCCCGCGCGCCGGCAAAGCCCAGCGCGCGCAGCGCCTGCGCAAAGGCGTCAAATCCGTCGACCGGATAGCTTGCGATAAAAGCGGGCGCTACGCTTGCAACGACGGTTTTGCCGCCTGCGATCGCGCTTTCGACCGCTTGGATATCGCTGCGCACCACCTTGGCCTGCTGTGGACATACCAGGATACAATTGCCGCAGTAGATACAATCCTGCAGGATGACCTGTGCCTGGTGGTTTTTCACTTCGATGGCCTTCACTGGACAGCCGCGGACGCATTTATAGCAATTTTTGCAGTTGGCTTTTTTCAGCTTCAGGATTTCCATCTGGTTCAGCCCGCTTCCTTCAGAATGTGATTTTCAAAGACGCTTTCGGCGTTTTCGGGCGTGACGCCGGTGATGAGCCGGCCGTCCACCTGGATGCTGACGCCCTGGTCGCAATGTCCCAGGCAGATGCTTGACCCGAGCTGGACGCGGTCCTCGAGATGATTTTGCCGGACCAGCTCGGCAAAACGTTCGCGGACGCGGTAGGAGCCGTTGACATGACAGGCGCTGCCAATACAGATTAGAACTTTCACAATGTAAACCTCCCGGCTGACAATTCAAAATTTGGTCAATATTGCTTTAAGTATACGACGAGTGTTAATTAATTGTCAATCTCTGCGGGCCAGGAAAATCTGCAAAAACGGGGGGAATTAGCCATTGACCGATAAAACAGTTTTTTTGCCCAAAAAAGAAGGGAAAAATTCTACAATTAGTCCAACTAAAATGCCTTTCCAAAAGTTGTTGCCTATGGTATACTTAACTTGTTTTGGATTGTTACAATTTTATCAATCTCCCCTCTGCCGATGCACCGTGGCGTGTGCGACGAAAACGTAAAGAAGGATGGTCCATATGGGAAACACAACCAATTTTGACAAGGCTGAAGAAATTCTTCAGGCGCATGGAAAAAAGGAATCCGCCCTGATTGCGATCATGCAGGATATCCAGGCGGAATACCGCTATCTGCCGCCCGATATTCTCGAGTACATTGCAAAGGGGCTGGGCATCGGTGTGGCGAAGGTGTACAGCGTCGCCACCTTCTACGAGAATTTTTCGCTTGAACCAAAGGGCAAATACGTCATCCGCATCTGCGACGGCACCGCCTGCCATGTGCGCAAGTCGATTCCGATCCTGGAAGCGCTGCGCAAGGAACTGGGCCTCTCGGATAAGAAACACACCACCGATGACCAGGTTTTTACGGTGGAAACCGTCTCCTGCCTGGGCGCCTGCGGGCTTGCGCCGGTTTTGACGGTGAACGACAAAGTTCATCCCGCCATGACGCCGGACAAAGCGCGGGAGCTGCTGAAAGAACTCAAAGAGGAGGACGCGGGAAATGCCTAAGGTCAATACATACGCCGAGCTTTCTGAACTGCGCGGGTTTGCGCAGCGTTCGCTCGGCATGCAGAAAAAACAGGTGCTCATCTGTGCCGGTACCGGCTGCGTCGCGGGCGGTTCGCTGGTCATTTACGACCGGATCAAAAAAGCCTGTGAGGAGCGCGGGCTTGACGTCTGTGTCGAACTGCGCCACGAGCCCCACGGCGAAAATATCGGGCTCAAAAAGAGCGGCTGCCATGGATTCTGCGAGATGGGCCCGCTGCTGAAGATCGAGCCGCTGGACGTGCTCTACATCAAGGTGAAACCGGACGACTGTGAAGAGATCATCGAAAAATCGGTGATCGGCGACGAGGTGATCGACCGCCTGCTTTATAAGCTGGAAGGCAGGACCTATCCAAGTCAGCATGAGATCCCGTTTTATAAAAAACAGACCCGCCTCGTGCTGCATAACTGCGGACAGAACGACGCGGAGGACGTGCTCGAATACATCGCCAAAGGCGGCTATGAAGCTTTCGCAAAGGCGCTTTCCTCGATGACCGGCGAGGAGATCTGCAAGCAGATCTCCGAATCGAATCTGCGCGGCCGCGGCGGCGGCGGGTTCCCGACCGGCCGCAAATGGGAACAGGTGCGCCGCCAGAAGGAGCCTGTCAAATATGTCGTCTGCAACGGCGACGAAGGCGATCCGGGCGCTTTTATGGACCGTTCGATCATGGAGGGCGACCCGCACAAGATGCTTGAGGGCATGATGATCGCGGGTTACGCGACCGGCGCACAGGAAGGCTACATCTACGTCCGCGCCGAATATCCGTTGGCGGTCAACCGCCTCAAAACCGCGATCCGAAAAGCCAAGGAACTCGGCCTGCTCGGGGAAAACATCCTGGGGTCCGGTTTCAGCTTCGAATTGCATATCAACCAGGGCGCGGGCGCGTTCGTCTGCGGCGAAGGAAGCGCGCTGACCGCTTCGATCGAGGGCAACCGCGGCATGCCGCGCGTCAAGCCCCCGCGCACAGTCGAACAGGGGCTTTTTGGAAAGCCAACCGTCCTTAACAATGTGGAAACCTTCGCCAACGTCCCGATGATTATCCTCAACGGGGCGGACTGGTTCAAATCGATCGGTCCCGAAAACAGCCCGGGCACCAAGGCGTTCGCCCTCACCGGCAATGTCAACAACACAGGGCTCATTGAGGTGCCGATGGGCACCACCCTGCGCGAGGTCATCTTTGATATCGGCGGCGGGGTCAAAAATGGCCGCGACTTCAAGGCGGTGCAGATCGGCGGGCCGTCCGGCGGCTGTCTCACGAAAGAACACCTCGACCTGCCGATGGATTTCGACTCGCTTAAAAAGGTCGGCGCGATGGTCGGCTCGGGCGGCCTGGTCGTCATGGATGACAAGACCTGCATGGTCGAGGTTTCCCGGTTCTTCATGAATTTCACCCAGAACGAATCCTGCGGCAAATGTGTCCCCTGCCGCGAGGGTACCAAGCGGATGCTGGAAATCCTCGAACGGATCGTTCACGGCAACGGCACGCCGGAGGATCTCGACCTGCTTGACGAGCTGGCCGAAACCATCTCCAAGACCGCACTGTGCGGGCTCGGAAAAACCGCGGCGTTCCCGGTGCAGTCTACGCTCAAATACTTCAAAGACGAGTATCTCGCCCATGTCGTCGACAAGCGCTGTCCCGCGGGCGACTGTCAGGCGCTGAAGGTCTATACGATCGATCCCGAAAAGTGCAAAGGCTGCAGCAAATGCGCGCGCGGCTGCCCGGTGAACGCGATTACCGGGAAGATCAAGGAACCGTTCGTCATCGATCGGAACAAATGCATCAAATGCGGCGCCTGCGTGGATACCTGCCCGTTTGGGGCGATTAAGGAGGCTTAACCATGAGCAAAGGAATCATGTATATCGACGGCAAGCGGGTCGCCTTTGACGGGGAGAAAAACGTATTGGCAGTTATCCGCAAGGCGGGGATCGAAATCCCGACCTTCTGCTATTATTCGGAACTTTCGGTTTACGGCGCCTGCCGGATGTGTGTTGTGGAGAACGAATGGGGCGGCGTGGAGGCATCCTGTTCGATGCAGCCGCGGGACGGCATGAAAATCCGGACCAACACCGCCAAGCTTCAAAAACACCGTAAAATGATCCTCGAGCTGCTGCTCGCGGCCCACTGCCGGGATTGCACCGTCTGCGAAAAGAACGGTAAATGCAAACTGCAGGAGCTTTCGCTTCAGTACGGTATCCGCCGCATCCGCTTTGAAGATACCCGTGAGAAAATGGAGCTCGACCGTTCGAGCAAATCCATCCTGCGCGATCCGAATAAATGCATCCTCTGCGGCGACTGTGTGCGCATGTGCAGCGAGGTGCAGGGGATGGGCGTCATAGATTTTGCCCACCGCGGCTCCAATCTGCGGATCATGCCTGCGTTCGGGCGTGAAATTGGGGAAACCGACTGTGTGGGCTGCGGCCAGTGCGCGGCGGTTTGTCCGACCGGCGCCATCACGATCAAGGGCGACATTGGCCGCGCCTGGAAGGCGATCCAGGACCCGGAGAAGCGGGTCGTCGTGCAGATCGCGCCCGCGGTGCGCGTTGCAATCGGAGAAGAATTCGGCCTCGCGCCGGGTGAAAATGTCATGGGCAAACTGGTCGCGGCGCTCAAGCTGATGGGTGTGGACTATGTCTTTGATACCACCCTCGGCGCGGACCTTACAGTCATGGAGGAGGCCAGCGAATTCCTCAAGCGGATCGAAACGGGCGGCCCGTTCCCAATGTTCACCTCCTGCTGCCCGGCGTGGGTGCGCTACGTCGAGAAACGCAAACCGGAATATCTCACAAACATCTCCTCCTGCAAATCCCCGATGGAGATGTTCGGCGCGGTGCTCAAAGAGCACTATAAATCGATGCAGGCTGTCGACGGCAAGGAAACGGTGGTCATTGCGATCATGCCCTGCACCGCCAAAAAATCCGAAGCCGCCCGCAGCGAATTTGTCCGGGCGGGCCTTGTGGATGTCGACTATGTGCTGACCACCCAGGAGGTCAGCACGATGATCAAAGAAAATGGCATCGTCTTTGACGAAATTGAAAGCGAGTCCCCGGATATGCCGTTCGGGCTTGGCAGTGGAGCGGGCGTTATCTTTGGCGCCACCGGCGGCGTGGCCGAGGCGGTCATCCGCCGCTGCGCCGAACAAAAGGATTCCAATACCCTGCGGGAAATTGAATTTTGCGGCGTGCGCGGCATGGAGGCTGTCAAGGAGGCCGCAATTACAGTCGATGGCCAGGAGATTAAGATCGCCGTTGTAAACGGGCTTGGAAAAGCACAGGAACTCATCGGGAAGATCGAAAGCGGGGAAGCCTCCTATCACCTGGTGGAAGTTATGGCGTGTCCGGGCGGATGCATCGGCGGCGCCGGGCAGCCGCTTGGCTTTACAAAACAGCGCGAGGAGCGCGCGAAGGGCATTTACAGTGTTGACCAGCAGTCCCAGATCAAGCGTTCGGAGGAAAATCCGATGATCATGGCGCTCTATAACGGGGTGCTGCGCAAAAACCGGCACGAACTGCTCCACGTCCACTATCAGGGTGGATCGGAAGAATAGGAGGAAGCCAAATGCGCGTATTGGAAGTGTGTGTGGGAAGCGCCTGCTACTTGAAAGGCTCTTACAATGTGATCAGTGACTTGCAGGAGCTGGTTTCGGATCATGATCTGGCTGAACAGATTGAGATCAAAGCCGCGTTCTGTTTTGGAAACTGCGCGGGAGCCGTATCCGCGAAGTTTGAGGACGAGGATCAGGTGCTGAGCGTGGATCCCAAGCAGGTGAAGCGCTTCTTTGACAACGAGGTGCTGCCTCGCCTGCAGGCATAAAACAAAACCCCGGTCACATGTGACCGGGGTTTTTCTATAGGCATGGGGGCGCACCCGCGCTTTTTCATTTCCTGGATGTGATGCCTGGAGAAAGGATTATAAGGCGCTCCCTTTTACAGGCGCAAACAGTCGGGACATATCCACGCCCTCCAGCTCCAGGAGCATGATCTTTTTTTCAACGCCTCCAGCATAGCCGGTCAGGCTTCCACTGGCGCCTACCACCCGGTGGCAGGGGATGATGATGGAGATGGGGTTATGTCCCACAGCGCCGCCCACCGCTTGGCTGGACATCGTTTTTCTGCCCATTTTAGCCGCCATTTTTTTGGCAATATCGCCGTAGGTGGTCACCTCTCCGTAGGGGATTGCGCACAGCATATTCCATACCTCTTGACGAAAGGTTCCCCCGATAGGGCGCAGAGGGAGTTCAGAAATCCCGGGCTTCTCCCCGGCAAAATAGCGGTCCAGCCAGTCTTTTGCGGCGCGCAATACCGGCAGGTCAGCCTTTTTTGTCATGCGCTCCGGGACGGTATTTCCGAAGTACTTCTGGCCCTCCATCCAAAGGCCCGCCAAATTTTCCCCATCACACGCAAGGGTAAGGAGTCCCACGGGAGATTGGTATGTTGTGGAATAGAACAGATCAAAGACCCCTTTGCAATCAAATTCAAATACCGGCGGCAAGTATCCCGCCAACGCGGCGGCCCGAAAGGCCAGCGCCGTATTCGGCAGGGGAAATCCGGTCATTCCGAATCCTGTTTGATGTAACGCCGGTAACGCCACAGAATGGTTTTTCCGTGTTCACACACCTTCTCCTCAGCTGCATCCGGATCGCCGCTTTTAATCGCCTCAAAAATTTCCCAATGGTTGTCCGCCGTGGAGGCGCGCAGCTGAAAGGATTCCTCACGGATCGCGAGCCATTCGGGGCCGCTTAGCAGGATGTTGTCGTACGCCTGCTGCAGATAGCGGCTCTGCGCAGCCTCAGCGATCTTGCGGTGAAATTCGTAATCCGCG from Anaerotruncus rubiinfantis includes:
- a CDS encoding [FeFe] hydrogenase, group A; translation: MSKGIMYIDGKRVAFDGEKNVLAVIRKAGIEIPTFCYYSELSVYGACRMCVVENEWGGVEASCSMQPRDGMKIRTNTAKLQKHRKMILELLLAAHCRDCTVCEKNGKCKLQELSLQYGIRRIRFEDTREKMELDRSSKSILRDPNKCILCGDCVRMCSEVQGMGVIDFAHRGSNLRIMPAFGREIGETDCVGCGQCAAVCPTGAITIKGDIGRAWKAIQDPEKRVVVQIAPAVRVAIGEEFGLAPGENVMGKLVAALKLMGVDYVFDTTLGADLTVMEEASEFLKRIETGGPFPMFTSCCPAWVRYVEKRKPEYLTNISSCKSPMEMFGAVLKEHYKSMQAVDGKETVVIAIMPCTAKKSEAARSEFVRAGLVDVDYVLTTQEVSTMIKENGIVFDEIESESPDMPFGLGSGAGVIFGATGGVAEAVIRRCAEQKDSNTLREIEFCGVRGMEAVKEAAITVDGQEIKIAVVNGLGKAQELIGKIESGEASYHLVEVMACPGGCIGGAGQPLGFTKQREERAKGIYSVDQQSQIKRSEENPMIMALYNGVLRKNRHELLHVHYQGGSEE
- a CDS encoding (2Fe-2S) ferredoxin domain-containing protein, coding for MRVLEVCVGSACYLKGSYNVISDLQELVSDHDLAEQIEIKAAFCFGNCAGAVSAKFEDEDQVLSVDPKQVKRFFDNEVLPRLQA
- a CDS encoding methylated-DNA--[protein]-cysteine S-methyltransferase, which produces MFYSTTYQSPVGLLTLACDGENLAGLWMEGQKYFGNTVPERMTKKADLPVLRAAKDWLDRYFAGEKPGISELPLRPIGGTFRQEVWNMLCAIPYGEVTTYGDIAKKMAAKMGRKTMSSQAVGGAVGHNPISIIIPCHRVVGASGSLTGYAGGVEKKIMLLELEGVDMSRLFAPVKGSAL